Proteins found in one Pocillopora verrucosa isolate sample1 chromosome 12, ASM3666991v2, whole genome shotgun sequence genomic segment:
- the LOC136277481 gene encoding lysophosphatidic acid receptor 3-like, protein MDLNISSEDSFCFHLPHPFFDDASERYITNLITAIINIISAPFAFISNMLIFVAIFDFHRLQTPSNLLLATLALSDAFVGLTVQPGYITYRLMENQHRSVPCFARLIYSSAFYVCFGVSFMTLTAVSYERFVAVRLRVRYNAMFSTKRVLKYALGIWTVNIFLTAMEWAKIDKAMRGIHLTLWFLCLLFSTATQIGVFIAIRRHHRRVKNQLQVDEKLQTRREVKLAKKILTVVVIYFILYFPVLFVTFYHQILGQNIQTYNHYSWTETLAFLNSCSNPFICCWKKREIFRRVKYLLKKLIR, encoded by the coding sequence TATATCACAAACTTAATAACAGccatcatcaacatcattagCGCTCCATTCGCTTTTATTTCCAACATGCTGATCTTTGTCGCCATTTTTGACTTTCACCGTCTACAAACTCCTTCCAATCTATTACTTGCGACTTTAGCATTGTCAGATGCATTTGTCGGGCTGACGGTCCAACCAGGTTATATTACCTACCGGCTTATGGAAAATCAGCATCGTTCAGTTCCTTGTTTTGCAAGACTTATCTACAGTTCTGCATTCTACGTATGTTTTGGTGTTTCTTTCATGACTCTGACCGCTGTGAGTTATGAGCGCTTTGTGGCTGTTCGCCTACGTGTAAGGTACAACGCGATGTTCTCAACGAAACGAGTTCTAAAATATGCTTTGGGGATATGGACGGTGAATATATTCTTGACTGCTATGGAATGGGCTAAAATAGATAAAGCTATGAGAGGTATTCATCTAACTCTTTGGTTTCTTTGCCTCCTTTTCTCAACTGCGACCCAAATTGGCGTTTTTATAGCTATACGAAGACACCATCGACGAGTCAAAAACCAACTTCAAGTGGATGAAAAGCTACAGACACGAAGAGAAGTGAAACTAGCGAAAAAGATATTAACTGTGGTtgtaatttactttattttgtacTTTCCCGTTCTATTTGTGACATTTTATCATCAGATATTAGGGcaaaacatacaaacatacaACCACTACAGCTGGACAGAGACGCTGGCTTTTCTAAACTCCTGCTCAAATCCATTTATATGTTGCtggaaaaagagagagattttTCGAAGAGTTAAATATCTCCTGAAGAAATTAATTCGCTAA